The following are encoded together in the Magnetococcales bacterium genome:
- the rfbB gene encoding dTDP-glucose 4,6-dehydratase has product MPLFQPSNMFVTGGAGFIGANFIHYFLARHPNVRIVNLDLLTYAGSPENLIGLPQPGQHTFIKGDIADRPLVEHIFKEYAIDSVVHFAAESHVDRSISGPDAFIHTNLVGTWTLLETAKIFWQKAFSRTDRQVRFHHVSTDEVYGTLQTGEPPFHEETPYRPNSPYSACKAGADHLVRAYFHTYGLPTTQTNCSNNFGPRQHPEKLLPTVIRACMQASAIPVYGTGGNIRDWLHVDDHCDAIATVLHQASPGSVYNIGADNEWNNLDLIKKVCTIMDRVKPSGAPHARLITFITDRPGHDWRYALNAHKINQELGWQPQIPFDQGLEETVRWYCQQKGN; this is encoded by the coding sequence TTTCCTGGCCAGACATCCCAACGTCCGCATCGTCAATCTTGACCTGCTGACCTATGCCGGGTCTCCCGAAAACCTTATCGGCCTGCCCCAACCTGGGCAACACACCTTTATCAAGGGAGACATTGCCGACCGTCCCCTCGTTGAACATATCTTCAAGGAATATGCCATCGACAGCGTAGTTCATTTTGCCGCCGAGAGCCACGTCGATCGTTCCATTTCCGGCCCGGACGCCTTTATCCACACCAACCTGGTAGGAACATGGACCCTTTTGGAAACAGCCAAGATATTTTGGCAAAAGGCTTTTTCACGCACTGACCGGCAGGTTCGCTTTCATCACGTTTCCACGGACGAGGTCTACGGAACCCTGCAAACCGGCGAGCCCCCCTTCCATGAAGAGACCCCCTATCGCCCCAACTCCCCCTACTCCGCCTGCAAAGCCGGCGCCGATCACCTCGTCCGCGCCTACTTCCACACCTACGGACTGCCGACGACGCAAACCAATTGTTCCAACAATTTCGGTCCCCGCCAACACCCCGAAAAGCTCCTCCCTACCGTCATCCGGGCCTGCATGCAGGCCAGCGCCATTCCCGTCTACGGTACCGGGGGCAACATTCGGGATTGGCTCCACGTCGACGACCATTGCGACGCCATCGCCACCGTGCTGCACCAGGCCTCCCCAGGAAGTGTCTACAATATTGGCGCCGACAATGAATGGAACAATCTGGATCTGATCAAAAAGGTCTGCACCATCATGGACCGTGTCAAACCTTCTGGCGCACCCCATGCCCGTCTGATCACATTCATCACCGACCGTCCCGGCCACGATTGGCGCTACGCCTTGAACGCCCACAAAATCAACCAAGAGCTGGGTTGGCAGCCGCAGATCCCCTTCGATCAGGGCCTGGAAGAGACCGTGCGTTGGTATTGCCAACAAAAAGGCAACTGA